The following coding sequences lie in one Eremothecium sinecaudum strain ATCC 58844 chromosome IV, complete sequence genomic window:
- the GTF1 gene encoding glutamyl-tRNA(Gln) amidotransferase subunit F (Syntenic homolog of Ashbya gossypii AAR093C; Syntenic homolog of Saccharomyces cerevisiae YGR102C (GTF1)), which yields MLKCNMSLIRQYSSSVGRKFANKTDVVEFFSKSTWKSEDYLPKDGQKLQLPTEKEVKKLLRISGLPSDNWKKAQQKLANQLSFINHLQEVEVDNTIDPTHARILPRTVKPLSHTELQDFAEKQPKDASLGEISGSFDGSKLSTISEDGYFVIREGLLNDRK from the coding sequence ATGCTGAAATGCAATATGTCATTAATACGCCAATATAGCAGCTCAGTGGGTCGGAAATTTGCTAATAAAACTGATGTAGTGGaattcttttcaaaatctACATGGAAAAGCGAAGACTATTTACCAAAAGATGGTCAAAAGCTTCAGCTACCCACTGAAAAGGAGGTTAAAAAGCTTTTAAGGATATCTGGTCTTCCTAGTGACAATTGGAAAAAAGCCCAGCAAAAGTTGGCTAACCAGTTGTCGTTTATTAATCATTTGCAAGAAGTAGAAGTTGATAATACAATTGATCCAACACATGCCCGGATCTTGCCTCGCACGGTGAAACCTTTATCTCATACAGAATTACAGGATTTTGCAGAAAAACAGCCTAAGGATGCCAGTTTGGGTGAAATAAGTGGCTCATTTGACGGTTCAAAACTGTCAACGATATCTGAAGATGGGTACTTCGTTATTAGGGAAGGATTATTAAATGATCGGAAATAG
- the NOP7 gene encoding mRNA-binding ribosome synthesis protein NOP7 (Syntenic homolog of Ashbya gossypii AAR094W; Syntenic homolog of Saccharomyces cerevisiae YGR103W (NOP7)), with protein sequence MRIKKKNTRGNARNYITRTQAVRKLQISLADFRRLCIFKGIYPREPRNKKKANKGSTGPVTFYYYKDIQYLLHEPVLAKFREHKTFAKKLTKALGKGQVSSAKKLEENKSQYKLDHIIKERYPSFPDALRDIDDALNMLFLFANLPATDQVSSRVTKDAQDISNQWLAFIARERLVDKVFVSIKGVYYQAIVKGEVIRWLVPYKLPENIPSDVDFRIMLTFLEFYSTLLHFVLYKLYTDAGLVYPPRLDKKNNALIGGLSSYVLESKDSFAINAAQVSSNKEEVKTLDASTLKSALKADGKNNSDTEDSEETNVEEENVENIKLDTFEDNNKTQGDLLEQPSQFSSPTSVLFSNFVFYVGREVPIDILEFLILSCGGTVISEAVIDQLESKDDIDLSKVTHQIVDRPVLKNKVAGRTYIQPQWVFDSINKGELVSASLYQPGETLPPHLSPWGDSLNYDPTADVEVDNEDDEDDEESDAKNEEANEAEADVAEDDEDEDLKAQKELELEAQGITYSEATKDDKPKSKPKNKKRKSEEDEEKDLKLIMMSNKQRKLYKKMKYSNEKKEEKVEKLKKKKKQIAKAKSKLENLKK encoded by the coding sequence ATGAgaataaagaagaagaatactAGAGGTAATGCTAGAAATTATATTACTAGAACGCAAGCGGTTCGCAAGTTACAGATTTCATTAGCTGATTTTAGAAGACTATGTATCTTCAAGGGTATTTATCCAAGAGAACCAAGGAATAAGAAAAAAGCCAACAAAGGTTCCACTGGTCCTGTTACATTTTATTACTATAAGGATATTCAATATTTATTGCATGAACCTGTGTTAGCGAAGTTTAGAGAACACAAGACTTTTGCTAAAAAGCTAACAAAAGCCCTCGGTAAAGGTCAAGTTTCTTCTGCAAAGAAGCTAGAGGAGAATAAATCACAATATAAGCTCGACCATATTATAAAAGAACGCTATCCAAGTTTTCCAGATGCTTTAAGGGACATTGATGATGCTTTGAACATGTTGTTTTTATTTGCCAACCTTCCAGCTACAGACCAGGTTAGCTCTCGTGTTACGAAGGATGCTCAAGATATCAGTAACCAATGGTTAGCCTTTATTGCGAGAGAGAGGTTAGTGGACAAGGTATTTGTTTCTATCAAGGGTGTTTACTATCAAGCGATTGTTAAGGGTGAAGTTATTAGATGGTTAGTTCCATACAAGTTGCCAGAGAATATTCCTTCCGATGTTGACTTTAGAATCATGTTGACTTTCCTAGAGTTTTACTCTACTCTATTGCATTTTGTTTTATACAAACTATACACTGATGCTGGTCTCGTTTATCCCCCAAGATTGGACAAAAAGAATAACGCCCTAATTGGTGGCTTGAGTTCGTATGTGTTGGAATCTAAAGACTCTTTTGCAATCAATGCTGCACAAGTATCTTCAAATAAGGAAGAGGTTAAGACTTTGGACGCTAGCACGCTAAAGTCTGCTTTGAAGGCTGATGGCAAGAATAATTCTGACACAGAAGATTCTGAAGAGACCAATGTTGAGGAAGAGAACGTGGAAAATATTAAGCTAGATACCTTTGAAGACAACAATAAGACCCAAGGTGATTTGTTAGAACAGCCTTCTCAGTTCAGTTCTCCAACATCTGTTTTATTTTCGAACTTTGTGTTCTACGTTGGTAGAGAAGTTCCAATAGATATTTTGGAATTCTTAATCCTGTCATGTGGCGGTACTGTGATTTCTGAGGCGGTTATTGACCAGCTGGAAAGCAAAGATGATATTGATTTATCAAAGGTCACACACCAGATTGTTGACAGGCCTGTGCTAAAGAACAAAGTTGCTGGAAGAACATATATACAACCACAATGGGTTTTCGACAGTATTAACAAGGGCGAGTTGGTATCAGCAAGTTTGTATCAGCCAGGTGAGACTTTGCCACCTCATTTGTCTCCATGGGGTGACTCCCTCAACTATGACCCTACTGCAGACGTAGAAGTAGATAAcgaagatgatgaagatgacgaggaATCCGATGCCAAAAACGAAGAGGCTAACGAAGCTGAAGCTGATGTTGCcgaagatgatgaagatgaggacTTGAAGGCACAGAAGGAACTAGAACTAGAAGCTCAAGGTATTACTTACTCAGAGGCTACTAAGGATGATAAACCAAAGAGCAAGCCTAAGAACAAGAAGAGAAAGTCAGAAGAGGATGAAGAGAAGGATTTGAAGCTAATCATGATGAGTAACAAGCAACGTAAGTTGTACAAGAAGATGAAGTACTCTAATgagaagaaggaagaaaaggttgagaagttaaagaaaaagaagaaacaAATTGCTAAGGCTAAGAGCAAGTTGGAAAACCTAAAAAAATAG
- the SRB5 gene encoding Srb5p (Syntenic homolog of Ashbya gossypii AAR095C; Syntenic homolog of Saccharomyces cerevisiae YGR104C (SRB5)): protein MVQQLSLHSVIDDDSFELLILTISKLSGRSPVIFANLNHVAVPNPKYDIEKVNAKNQLVEQTRIRIIEDIPIAKLNSNQISYKICGKLKGDDLPIDMKYLQSVPHNSSGDARPWCLNLRDIPYAGKDRKVCMQAMLESVISSTGGAKSSIYSFLGELGYVPEYQFIEIGTMFYMEDGLVFKIFKVWDLDNENDKTTLITKGGFLVKVYVNVAKSTDIEAINNGTANLLNIKRELKEYIDLTVPDRKCMDSRIGHLNDF from the coding sequence ATGGTCCAACAGTTGAGTTTGCATTCGGTAATAGATGATGACTCTTTTGAACTGCTAATATTAACGATATCTAAACTCTCTGGAAGATCCCCTGTCATCTTCGCAAATCTTAATCATGTAGCAGTGCCAAACCCTAAATACGACATAGAAAAGGTGAATGCTAAGAATCAGCTTGTGGAACAAACAAGAATTAGGATAATAGAAGATATTCCAATAGCAAAACTCAATTCCAACCAAATTAGCTACAAGATATGTGGAAAGTTGAAAGGTGACGACCTACCGATAGATATGAAATACTTGCAATCAGTACCTCATAATAGCAGTGGAGATGCCCGCCCATGGTGCTTAAATCTGCGCGATATTCCATATGCAGGAAAAGATAGGAAGGTATGTATGCAGGCTATGCTCGAATCGGTGATTTCTTCTACTGGTGGTGCTAAGTCATCGATATATTCCTTCCTTGGAGAACTTGGGTACGTACCCGAGTACCAATTCATAGAAATCGGTACTATGTTTTACATGGAAGATGGACTGGTATTTAAGATCTTTAAGGTTTGGGATCTTGATAATGAAAATGATAAAACAACTCTAATTACCAAGGGTGGGTTTTTAGTTAAAGTATATGTTAACGTTGCTAAATCGACCGATATCGAGGCCATTAACAACGGGACTGCTAACCTGCTAAACATTAAAAGGGAATTGAAGGAATACATAGATTTGACTGTTCCGGATAGGAAATGCATGGATTCCCGGATAGGTCACTTGAATGATTTCTAA
- the VMA21 gene encoding Vma21p (Syntenic homolog of Ashbya gossypii AAR096W; Syntenic homolog of Saccharomyces cerevisiae YGR105W (VMA21); 1-intron in Ashbya gossypii), producing MAVDVPGSVIAKLLFFTLSMVILPVITFFTVQQYTTNTLVSGGLAALAANLVLVSYVIMAFTEDTQPQGIEMDKKHE from the exons ATGGCAGTTGACGTCCCTGG ATCCGTAATCGCGAAGTTACTGTTCTTTACTCTATCGATGGTGATCTTACCCGTAATCACTTTCTTTACTGTGCAGCAATATACTACTAATACTCTTGTAAGTGGGGGCCTGGCTGCCCTAGCTGCTAACCTGGTCTTAGTTTCATATGTTATAATGGCCTTTACAGAAGACACACAACCCCAAGGCATTGAAATGGATAAGAAGCACGAATAA
- the VOA1 gene encoding Voa1p (Syntenic homolog of Ashbya gossypii AAR097C; Syntenic homolog of Saccharomyces cerevisiae YGR106C (VOA1)): MNFSILLSLLVSVCSLVQAEVGSVFSTDFEGYWSSVLESSIDNHLNELVKYATQDEPMIIFQFDNYKLNSLLWKGSSGKYRFLEDKFYFPRHSVVFNKDYILEENSDYSIVDLHGKLNDEYLESLNSVQPGSKVVLIRFNDNQYDLAQLDQFLSKSQEQLAKILPNTRNIALQFFDRSTGSSKGKNRQARDEPDQRVGSTPESIDKKPDSDDENASKLFTEGLLSCLLISGILLWILVIAIYWLVSLDISYGALQKSTNPLKKTN, from the coding sequence ATGAATTTTTCAATACTATTATCATTATTAGTGAGCGTCTGCTCCCTAGTCCAGGCTGAGGTTGGATCGGTCTTTTCCACGGACTTTGAAGGGTATTGGTCGTCAGTTTTAGAGTCATCAATTGACAATCATTTGAATGAGCTGGTAAAGTATGCTACCCAGGACGAACCTATGATTATCTTCCAGTTTGATAACTATAAGCTAAATTCTCTGCTTTGGAAAGGAAGCAGTGGAAAATACCGGTTCCTTGAAGATAAATTTTACTTCCCTCGTCATTCCGTCGTGTTCAATAAAGATTATATCTTGGAAGAAAATAGTGATTACAGTATTGTGGATTTGCATGGCAAGCTAAATGATGAGTACTTAGAGTCATTGAACTCTGTGCAACCTGGTAGCAAGGTGGTTTTGATTCGTTTTAATGATAACCAGTATGATCTTGCACAACTGGATCAATTTCTATCGAAGAGTCAAGAGCAGTTAGCAAAAATTCTGCCCAACACCAGGAACATTGCCCTCCAATTCTTTGATAGATCTACAGGTAGCTCTAAAGGTAAAAATAGACAAGCAAGGGATGAACCAGATCAGAGAGTCGGATCAACTCCTGAATCTATAGATAAAAAGCCAGACTCCGACGACGAAAATGCAAGTAAGCTCTTCACGGAGGGGTTGTTGAGTTGTTTATTGATCTCAGGAATATTGCTATGGATTCTTGTTATAGCTATATATTGGTTGGTGTCTTTAGATATCTCATACGGCGCCTTACAGAAATCTACTAATCCATTGAAGAAGACCAACTAG
- the MRI1 gene encoding S-methyl-5-thioribose-1-phosphate isomerase MRI1 (Syntenic homolog of Ashbya gossypii AAR098W; Syntenic homolog of Saccharomyces cerevisiae YPR118W (MRI1)) — protein sequence MSLEAIKFDRADKTNYSVFILDQTLLPYVNKYLPVDTIEDGYNLIKSMKVRGAPAIAISGVLSVLMECQKLSKKYNAGEKGDCDLSNYDSFKQIMLSRLDFLLRSRPTAVNLQNAINEVVALLNEPYCGSFDEFHQKLYDYACKLLDGDLENNKRMGDHGASFLQESLSSEGFEGEFGVLTICNTGSLATSGHGTALGVIRSLWKMSQEKPTKPRMVHVFPLETRPYNQGSRLTAYELRHDGIPSTLITDSSVAYKISTSPVPIKAAFVGADRIVANGDTANKIGTFQLAILCKHFGIKFYVVAPKYTVDLATATGGDIFVEERPADEFRLVTGTSVDSDTAKPVLDQEGAPVISKVGITPPDMPVWNPSFDVTPHEFIDGIILEDGVLLKDGDGKFDLSQITNSR from the coding sequence ATGTCACTAGAAGCGATCAAGTTTGACAGAGCTGATAAAACAAACTACTCTGTTTTCATTTTGGACCAGACATTGTTGCCCTATGTCAACAAGTATTTACCTGTGGATACAATAGAGGATGGATACAATCTGATCAAATCTATGAAGGTTAGAGGTGCCCCGGCAATCGCAATTTCTGGTGTTTTATCGGTTTTGATGGAGTGCCAGAAACTCAGTAAGAAGTATAACGCCGGAGAAAAAGGTGATTGCGATTTGTCCAACTACGACAGCTTTAAGCAGATAATGCTCTCACGACTAGATTTCTTATTAAGATCGAGACCAACTGCTGTAAATCTCCAAAATGCCATAAACGAAGTGGTTGCCTTGCTAAATGAGCCATATTGTGGTTCTTTTGATGAGTTCCATCAAAAACTGTACGACTACGCTTGTAAGTTACTTGATGGAGATTTGGAAAACAATAAGAGAATGGGGGACCATGGTGCCAGTTTTCTACAGGAATCACTTTCAAGTGAAGGATTCGAAGGTGAATTTGGCGTACTGACAATATGTAATACAGGATCACTTGCTACATCCGGGCACGGTACTGCTCTTGGTGTGATTCGCTCATTATGGAAAATGTCACAAGAAAAACCTACAAAACCCCGCATGGTGCATGTTTTTCCACTAGAAACAAGACCTTATAATCAAGGATCCAGGCTGACTGCATATGAGTTAAGGCACGATGGTATTCCTTCAACATTGATAACGGACTCCTCTGTAGCCTATAAAATCAGTACATCACCTGTACCAATTAAAGCTGCCTTTGTGGGCGCCGACAGGATTGTTGCCAATGGAGATACCGCTAACAAGATTGGTACCTTTCAACTAGCAATCCTCTGTAAGCACTTTGGAATTAAATTTTATGTTGTAGCGCCTAAATACACCGTAGACCTTGCTACTGCCACAGGAGGTGACATTTTTGTTGAGGAACGCCCCGCAGATGAATTTAGGCTAGTGACTGGCACTTCTGTGGACTCGGACACCGCAAAGCCAGTTTTGGACCAGGAAGGTGCTCCAGTCATCAGTAAAGTGGGAATTACACCACCGGATATGCCAGTTTGGAACCCATCGTTCGATGTTACCCCACATGAATTCATCGACGGTATCATATTGGAGGACGGTGTTTTATTAAAGGACGGAGATGGGAAGTTCGATCTGAGCCAGATAACTAATAGTAGGTAG
- a CDS encoding cyclin family protein (Syntenic homolog of Ashbya gossypii AAR099W; Syntenic homolog of Saccharomyces cerevisiae YPR119W (CLB2) and YGR108W (CLB1)) → MSGVNKENYHGTIGTRNLKSQALATNKRAVLNNVTNTTVSQDSSQSNLNGSSSGYSAFGKVLRQAKSKLQTARGAGSLIPQAKRKDAHVDLEDKENISSLQASSAAVVAIQPTASSSTATSSSSCSSAAASKAITSTSQKHHLRSIVEETHEEYQSTLKGGDTLEESASATSTTNNSTDINASVPNTVTVAVPELIVSAPAGETKALEAEPLHTERKPFMSSTTASTTNSGVTTTVSISTTATTLGSGVIKAVHSQLRPNIELDVKKKRPISTVVEPEDSKKFKVCEKGHKYEWDDLDAEDINDPFMVSEYVNDIFEYLHKLEIMTLPNRHDLFKHANIQQNRDILVNWMVKIHNKFGLLPETLYLALNIMDRFLGRELVQLEKLQLVGTASLFIASKYEEVYSPSVKHFAYETDGACDEEEIKEGEKFILKTLQFNLNYPNPMNFLRRISKADDYDIQSRTLAKYLLEISVVDFKFIGILPSLCAAAAMFLSRKMLGKGKWDENLIHYSGGYTTSELAPVCNMLMEFLVQPVVHDELFKKYASRRFMKASVISRQWAKKVMSRSYDIMTLHEIAE, encoded by the coding sequence ATGTCAGGCGTTAACAAAGAAAACTACCATGGGACAATTGGAACTCGAAACCTGAAGAGCCAGGCTTTGGCAACCAACAAAAGAGCCGTATTAAACAATGTTACTAATACCACTGTTTCCCAGGATTCATCCCAGTCTAATCTCAATGGGAGTAGCTCTGGGTACTCAGCTTTTGGAAAAGTACTGAGACAGGCGAAATCAAAACTGCAGACTGCTAGAGGTGCTGGTTCACTGATACCTCAGGCTAAAAGAAAAGATGCTCATGTTGATCTGGAAGATAAAGAAAACATTAGCTCTCTCCAGGCTTCCTCAGCAGCTGTAGTAGCAATCCAGCCTACTGCATCATCCAGCACAGCCACCAGCTCATCAAGTTGTAGCAGTGCTGCTGCCTCAAAAGCGATAACATCTACCTCTCAAAAGCATCACCTGCGTAGCATAGTGGAGGAAACCCATGAAGAATACCAGTCTACCCTCAAAGGGGGCGATACACTAGAGGAATCAGCCTCAGCAACTAGTACGACGAACAATTCAACAGATATAAATGCCTCTGTTCCCAATACCGTCACCGTTGCAGTGCCAGAGTTAATTGTAAGCGCACCTGCAGGGGAGACCAAAGCACTAGAAGCCGAACCCTTACATACAGAAAGGAAACCTTTCATGTCCAGTACTACTGCAAGCACCACAAATAGCGGTGTCACTACTACGGTTAGCATTTCCACAACCGCCACTACGTTAGGTAGTGGAGTTATTAAAGCGGTTCATAGCCAGCTTCGTCCGAATATTGAGCTGGATGTCAAGAAGAAAAGACCGATAAGCACTGTGGTAGAGCCAGAAGATTCCAAAAAGTTCAAAGTATGCGAAAAGGGCCATAAATACGAGTGGGACGACCTTGATGCTGAGGATATTAATGACCCGTTTATGGTTAGCGAATATGTCAACGACATTTTTGAATACCTACACAAGTTAGAAATTATGACGCTACCAAATAGACACGATTTATTCAAACACGCTAACATTCAACAAAACCGTGACATTCTTGTCAATTGGATGGTAAAGATCCACAATAAATTTGGCTTGCTGCCCGAAACCTTATACCTAGCGTTGAATATCATGGATAGATTCCTAGGCAGAGAATTAGTTCAGTTGGAAAAGTTACAACTTGTGGGGACTGCGTCTTTATTTATCGCTTCCAAGTATGAAGAAGTTTACAGTCCAAGTGTAAAGCATTTCGCTTATGAGACAGATGGAGCCTGCGATGAGGAAGAGATAAAAGAAGGAGAAAAGTTTATACTAAAGACATTACAATTCAACTTAAATTATCCTAACCCAATGAATTTCTTACGAAGAATTTCCAAGGCAGATGATTACGACATTCAATCGCGAACATTAGCCAAATATCTTTTAGAAATATCTGTGGTagatttcaaatttatTGGTATATTACCGTCTCTCTGCGCGGCAGCGGCAATGTTTTTGTCCAGGAAGATGTTAGGAAAGGGAAAATGGGACGAGAACTTGATTCATTATAGTGGTGGCTACACAACGAGCGAACTAGCACCTGTTTGCAACATGTTGATGGAGTTTTTAGTACAACCAGTGGTTCACGACGaattatttaaaaaataCGCCAGCAGACGCTTCATGAAAGCTTCAGTAATATCGAGGCAATGGGCCAAGAAAGTTATGAGCCGCAGTTATGACATAATGACTTTACATGAAATAGCGGAGTGA
- a CDS encoding cyclin family protein (Syntenic homolog of Ashbya gossypii AAR100C; Syntenic homolog of Saccharomyces cerevisiae YPR120C (CLB5) and YGR109C (CLB6)) — translation MSATGRVSSDENSTTCGRKDPEVKKHSANVLGVPRKALGSVAVNTKKLQTEVTKLEQSEVPPRSPKKRPAVYHDSDSEEEEEPQEVVTKKQKADQRESQLDTSPVVHDSDTATSDTTAITDNVKVIQEPFPHKDLDSLEADDVTMCVEYTNDIFAHLLELEKTTTCEHNYVQDKQFPRYIRPSMRAILVDWLIEVHLKFQLLPEALYLAINIMDRYLSTNSVSLSRLQLVAITSLLIAAKFEEVNLPKLSNYAYITDNAYTTDEIKTAECHILNSLEFNIGWPNPMNFLRRISKADNYNHRTRNFAKVFLEYAMCSPKFLDTTPSVLAAIAMYCAMELTYGKDKFTWDETFDWYSSMATKSPNYNFHEKCEELIQEIREPSTQLNAFTYKYKKMGVWDSVKKWCDNRSTSKE, via the coding sequence ATGAGTGCAACAGGAAGGGTATCGAGTGATGAAAACTCCACAACATGTGGAAGGAAAGATCCTGAAGTTAAAAAGCATAGTGCTAATGTTCTCGGGGTGCCGCGGAAGGCTTTAGGATCTGTGGCCGTGAACACTAAGAAACTACAAACAGAGGTAACTAAGCTTGAACAAAGTGAAGTTCCACCTAGATCGCCGAAAAAGCGTCCTGCTGTCTACCATGATAGTGACAGtgaggaagaggaagaacCTCAGGAGGTTGTTACCAAGAAGCAGAAGGCTGACCAACGTGAATCTCAATTAGACACGAGCCCTGTGGTACATGACTCCGATACCGCAACTTCTGATACCACTGCCATTACCGATAATGTTAAAGTTATCCAGGAGCCATTTCCACATAAGGATCTTGACTCCTTGGAAGCAGATGACGTAACTATGTGCGTTGAATACACAAACGATATATTTGCACATTTACTAGAGCTAGAAAAAACTACAACATGTGAACATAATTACGTTCAGGATAAGCAGTTTCCACGCTACATAAGGCCGTCGATGCGTGCCATACTTGTGGACTGGCTTATAGAAGTGCATTTAAAGTTTCAGCTATTACCTGAAGCATTATATTTGGCAATTAATATCATGGACAGGTACCTTTCCACAAATAGCGTATCACTTTCGCGGTTACAACTGGTTGCGATCACGTCCTTATTAATCGCTGCAAAGTTTGAAGAAGTAAATCTCCCGAAGCTATCCAATTATGCATATATCACTGACAACGCTTATACAACTGATGAAATTAAAACCGCTGAATGTCATATCTTAAACTCCCTAGAATTCAACATTGGCTGGCCAAATCCAATGAACTTCTTGAGGAGGATCTCAAAAGCAGATAATTATAATCATCGTACGCGAAACTTTGCCAAAGTTTTCCTCGAGTACGCGATGTGTTCTCCGAAGTTTTTGGACACCACGCCCTCGGTCTTAGCTGCAATAGCTATGTATTGTGCAATGGAACTTACTTATGGTAAAGATAAGTTTACCTGGGATGAGACCTTTGACTGGTACAGTTCGATGGCGACTAAATCACCCAACTACAACTTCCACGAGAAGTGTGAAGAACTAATACAAGAAATACGTGAGCCAAGCACTCAATTAAACGCCTTTACTTATAAGTACAAAAAAATGGGCGTATGGGATAGTGTTAAGAAGTGGTGCGATAACCGTTCAACCAGCAAGGAATAA
- a CDS encoding HDL041Wp (Syntenic homolog of Ashbya gossypii AAR101W and Eremothecium cymbalariae Ecym_4432; NOHBY112; No homolog in Saccharomyces cerevisiae) produces the protein MQIKNLILGSLLSVPALCDVYDDPVSSTTTCTLYTTVTSYTPEELLSIASVSSASAYQASLDAAAAAAAAAAAAEAEAAAAAAAAAAAASSSSERSYSLAHATGLMAIAYSNHTNSTRNSSLPLSNLTTVNTTLGPITSASSPLPTIESTELLTTESTTTESSSSSAGANAGPMAGVGINGVLIGIVGGFVLGLL, from the coding sequence ATGCAAATTAAGAATTTGATCCTCGGATCTTTATTATCAGTTCCAGCTTTGTGTGATGTATATGATGACCCAGTCTCTTCTACGACTACCTGCACGTTGTATACTACTGTTACATCTTATACCCCAGAAGAGTTGTTGTCTATTGCGTCTGTAAGCTCTGCGTCAGCGTATCAGGCGTCACTGGATGCAGCGGCGGCGGCAGCAGCAGCGGCGGCGGCAGCAGAAGCAGAAGCAGCAGCGGCAGCAGCAGcggcagcagcagcagcgTCATCCTCTTCTGAAAGGTCATATTCTTTGGCCCATGCAACTGGATTAATGGCTATTGCCTACTCTAATCACACTAACAGCACTAGGAACTCCAGTTTACCGCTTTCTAACCTAACTACTGTTAACACTACCTTGGGTCCAATTACCTCTGCATCTTCCCCGCTACCAACCATTGAGTCTACTGAACTTTTGACTACTGAGAGCACTACCACTGAATCTTCTAGTTCTTCAGCCGGAGCAAATGCTGGCCCAATGGCTGGTGTTGGAATCAACGGTGTCTTGATAGGTATTGTTGGTGGTTTTGTTTTAGGTTTGCTATGA